Proteins encoded within one genomic window of Theobroma cacao cultivar B97-61/B2 chromosome 7, Criollo_cocoa_genome_V2, whole genome shotgun sequence:
- the LOC18507246 gene encoding LRR receptor-like serine/threonine-protein kinase FLS2, whose translation MNGLNGSFPFPGLCELKKLQELDIRYNSFQGTLPPCLNNLTSLRILDLHDNLFSGSIPRNSIPSPNFLQYMDISGNDFEGSFSFSSIFNHSKLEVVILGSTENKLQFDNENQARNPLFQLKVLLLSNCNMKTAPNFLLNQHRLREVDLSHNKLNGVFPSWLLQNNSDLKFLNVRNNSFTGRFDLPLHPMNRMVYIDVSCNHLEGQLPKDLGMKLSNLEFLNFSKNYFEGELPPSTGGMRKLQRLDLSFNNFSGQVPKELAAYCTSLDILVLSNNKFHGEIFSSNFNWSIRPEELKLGNNQFTGSLTANKDFYSALRVFDIRNNMMAGKIPSGMADIKVLFTRNNYFEGQFPCNEHFRSAIIDFSHNFLSGPLPSCFDMYGIQQIHLQGNNFTGSIPNSLLKSTTLSVLNLRDNSLSGEIPALIGALPDLRILLLGNNRLSGLIPRQLCQLIEISILDLSNNSFSGSIPSCLSNITFGTTNNLYYSFNIAPEPSFAQYDMDQADKEDENLLRSHSTYTSLKGIMLSEIVEVVIDFVTKSSLLSYKGDVLNYMSGLDLSCNNLTGKIPQNLGKLFSIRALNLSHNHLIGSIPISFSNLAKLESLDLSYNSLSGKIPPEIVNLNFLEVFSVAHNNLSGRIPDKGQFATFDSSSYEGNPFLSGLPVERNRTKIAETPSDESKEQWYEIDRTFFFASFTGTYVVFLLGFGTLLYINPYWRRRWFYLIENFLYSSYYFVVDTLGRLSTNFNN comes from the exons ATGAATGGACTTAACGGGTCTTTCCCATTCCCAG GCTTGTGTGAATTGAAGAAACTTCAGGAATTGGATATTCGTTATAATAGCTTTCAAGGGACCCTTCCTCCGTGCCTAAATAATTTGACATCTCTTAGGATTTTAGATCTGCACGATAACCTATTCAGCGGGTCCATTCCCCGAAATTCAATACCAAGTCCGAACTTTCTTCAGTACATGGATATTAGTGGTAATGATTTTGAAGGTTCATTCTCGTTCAGCTCCATTTTCAATCACTCCAAGCTTGAGGTAGTCATACTTGGCAGCACTGAAAACAAACTACAGTTTGATAATGAAAATCAAGCTCGGAATCCGCTGTTTCAACTGAAGGTATTGCTGTTATCTAATTGTAACATGAAGACCGCTCCAAACTTTTTGCTTAACCAACATCGCTTAAGAGAGGTTGATCTCTCTCACAATAAGTTGAATGGAGTGTTCCCTTCCTGGTTGCTTCAAAACAACAGTGATCTAAAATTTCTGAATGTCAGGAATAACTCCTTCACTGGGCGATTTGATCTTCCCCTGCATCCTATGAATCGTATGGTTTATATAGATGTATCATGCAATCATCTTGAAGGGCAGCTTCCAAAAGATTTAGgaatgaaactttcaaatttgGAGTTTCTCAATTTTTCCAAGAATTACTTTGAAGGTGAACTCCCACCCTCAACCGGTGGCATGAGAAAGTTGCAGAGGTTGGATTTATCCTTCAATAATTTCTCAGGGCAAGTTCCCAAGGAATTGGCAGCATATTGCACCAGTTTGGATATTTTAGTGTTATCCAATAACAAATTTCATGGTGAAATTTTTTCCTCTAACTTTAACTGGAGCATACGACCAGAAGAGTTGAAATTGGGGAACAATCAGTTCACTGGAAGTCTAACAGCAAACAAGGATTTCTATTCTGCCTTACGAGTTTTCGATATTCGCAACAACATGATGGCAGGTAAGATTCCTAGCGGGATGGCTGATATAAAAGTCCTTTTTACGCGGAACAATTATTTTGAAGGCCAGTTTCCATGCAACGAACATTTCAGGTCGGCTATCATTGATTTTTCTCATAACTTTCTATCGGGACCATTACCTTCTTGCTTTGACATGTACGGCATACAGCAAATTCATTTGCAAGGGAACAATTTCACGGGATCAATCCCAAATTCTCTTCTCAAGTCCACAACTCTTTCCGTGTTGAACTTAAGAGATAATAGTTTGTCTGGCGAAATTCCTGCTCTGATTGGTGCACTTCCTGACCTGAGAATTCTTTTGTTAGGAAATAATCGTTTAAGCGGTTTGATTCCCAGGCAGTTGTGTCAATTAATAGAAATAAGCATACTGGATCTTTCCAACAACTCCTTTTCAGGGTCGATACCAAGCTGTTTGAGTAATATCACCTTCGGAACAACAAATAATTTGTATTATAGCTTCAATATTGCACCAGAACCTTCTTTTGCCCAGTACGATATGGATCAAGCTGATAAAGAGGATGAAAATCTCCTTCGAAGCCACAGTACCTATACGTCTCTCAAAGGTATTATGCTGTCTGAAATAGTTGAGGTTGTGATTGACTTTGTCACTAAAAGTAGTCTCCTTTCTTACAAAGGCGACGTTCTAAACTACATGTCTGGATTAGATTTGTCATGTAACAATCTGACAGGCAAAATTCCTCAGAATCTTGGAAAGTTGTTCTCCATCCGTGCACTAAACTTGTCCCACAATCATCTAATAGGGTCTATCCCTATTTCCTTCTCAAATTTAGCCAAATTGGAGAGTTTGGACCTTTCTTACAACAGTTTAAGCGGCAAAATCCCACCAGAGATAGTCAATCTCAACTTTTTAGAAGTTTTCAGTGTTGCGCACAACAATTTATCAGGTAGAATTCCAGACAAGGGGCAATTCGCAACATTTGACAGCAGCAGTTATGAAGGAAACCCATTTCTTTCTGGGCTACCAGTCGAGAGAAACCGCACCAAAATCGCTGAGACACCGTCAGATGAAAGTAAAGAACAATGGTATGAAATTGATCGCACCTTTTTCTTTGCAAGTTTTACTGGAACCTATGTTGTCTTCCTGTTAGGTTTTGGGACTCTTCTCTACATCAACCCTTATTGGCGAAGGAGgtggttttatttaattgagaATTTTCTTTATTCCAGCTATTACTTTGTTGTCGATACTCTTGGCAGGTTGTCTACCAATTTCAATAATTAG